The Methanobacterium sp. BAmetb5 genome includes a region encoding these proteins:
- a CDS encoding CBS domain-containing protein — protein MLTTVQKEILQVLIDLYSKSNYMPIKGENIAAIMKRNPGTIRNQMQSLRSMGIVKGVPGPRGGYKPTIDAYHALNLSAADEEENVPLFKKDKLVENITVAKIEFTSLPQPGFCEATVKVMGDIKQLDLGDKIRVGPSPVNKLVVNGIIVGRDDMDGILLVDVSDIRSIPHKSVLEIASQDLITLEPDMNIKEAAWILSNNGIDGAPVLENDEVIGILTLIDITKAIANEEKDLKITNLMSKYIITVKQDVMIAEAIQIMNKNKIGRLIVTDENDKPVGILTKTDILNQIAGLKYLTS, from the coding sequence ATGCTCACAACCGTCCAAAAAGAAATATTGCAGGTTTTAATTGATTTATACAGTAAATCAAATTATATGCCCATTAAAGGAGAAAATATAGCTGCTATTATGAAAAGGAACCCGGGAACAATAAGAAACCAGATGCAATCCTTAAGAAGTATGGGAATTGTTAAAGGAGTTCCAGGCCCCCGAGGAGGATATAAACCAACCATAGATGCTTATCATGCACTGAACCTAAGTGCTGCTGATGAAGAGGAAAATGTACCCCTGTTTAAAAAGGATAAACTGGTGGAAAACATAACTGTAGCCAAAATAGAATTTACCAGCCTTCCCCAGCCCGGATTTTGCGAGGCAACTGTTAAGGTCATGGGCGATATTAAACAGCTTGATCTCGGAGATAAAATCAGAGTAGGACCAAGTCCCGTAAACAAGCTAGTGGTGAATGGTATCATTGTGGGAAGAGATGATATGGATGGTATACTGTTGGTGGATGTTAGTGACATACGGAGCATTCCCCATAAATCCGTACTGGAAATTGCCAGCCAGGACCTCATAACACTGGAACCGGATATGAATATAAAAGAAGCAGCATGGATTCTATCCAATAATGGGATAGATGGTGCCCCGGTACTTGAAAATGATGAGGTTATTGGGATATTAACCCTTATTGACATTACCAAAGCCATTGCCAACGAAGAAAAGGATCTTAAGATCACTAACCTGATGTCCAAATACATAATAACCGTTAAACAAGACGTGATGATAGCTGAAGCCATTCAGATCATGAATAAAAATAAAATTGGACGTCTCATTGTTACCGATGAAAATGACAAACCCGTGGGCATCCTAACCAAAACTGACATTTTAAATCAGATAGCGGGTTTGAAGTATTTAACTTCTTAA
- the nrdD gene encoding anaerobic ribonucleoside-triphosphate reductase — protein sequence MKDARIIAAIPTKAETCVVKNNGIFEKFSHEKILKSCFMAGAPLWAAEKIASQAAGAAYDGVTTKEIKMWVYDSLKRVDPEMADKYLRSNQLRVRTARDTIESFDKSKIEKTLIVETGASPELADKISTEVWKEVKKLDVEYLTAPMLREMVNTKLVENGLETLRRKYTRLGIPVYNITNLIKNGSRDNANMIHNPETVHKYVADEALKQYALLHMLPNELADAHLGGDIHIHDLEFFAGRPINCLQHDLRFFIRNGLKVDGTGDHTSVAGPPNHIETLMNHSGEIMLAAQQNMSGGQSMSLWNVFVAPFAHGLPYEKIKQAVQMFIYNLNMAYAARGSQVPFTSINMEFTVPDFLKEEPAYGPKGRLVGTYGDFEDETRMLQRAFTEVLLDGDSDGKPHLFPNTIYSLRKEVLKDEFREDLELVHELSSKYGTAYFTNMLPSYRGQMSNYMGCRTSLSDNWTGDWEQDCFRTGNLAYVTLNLPRMAYQSRDEEEIFEYLDSYLRLSEEILMLRREQAVSCLDDYNLLPFLSQDLNGERYYRVENSTMSFGFVGLNEMLKSFCGSGIEDPDSLKLGLKVIDYMNGRAQELKKDTGLRWTIIQTPAESTAYRFAMLDQEKFGKEAVTQGDVGAYYYTNSSHVPVDTSLNLAEKIRIEEQFHSRTLGGHIFHAFMGESHSDPEALMSLTDKIARKSDIGFWAYSSALSFCVKCKTLMKGLQDSCASCGEKKEVEWYDRITGYVQQVGRSKSASGGWNAGKMQELRDRKRF from the coding sequence ATGAAGGATGCCCGTATTATTGCTGCTATACCAACCAAGGCGGAAACATGTGTTGTGAAGAATAATGGGATATTTGAGAAGTTCAGTCATGAAAAAATTTTAAAATCCTGTTTCATGGCGGGAGCCCCCCTTTGGGCGGCTGAAAAAATCGCATCTCAGGCTGCAGGCGCGGCCTATGATGGGGTTACTACCAAAGAAATTAAGATGTGGGTTTATGATTCCCTGAAGAGGGTAGATCCAGAAATGGCTGACAAGTATCTTAGAAGTAATCAGTTACGTGTTCGAACCGCACGGGACACCATAGAATCTTTCGACAAATCTAAAATCGAGAAAACACTGATTGTAGAAACAGGTGCCAGCCCGGAACTGGCGGATAAAATCTCCACTGAAGTTTGGAAAGAAGTTAAGAAGCTGGATGTAGAATACCTCACTGCTCCCATGCTCAGGGAGATGGTAAACACCAAGCTGGTTGAAAATGGCCTGGAAACTCTCCGACGAAAGTACACCCGGCTGGGTATTCCAGTCTACAACATTACCAACCTCATTAAAAATGGTAGCCGGGACAACGCTAACATGATCCACAACCCGGAAACCGTCCACAAGTACGTGGCTGATGAGGCCCTTAAACAGTACGCACTTCTTCATATGCTCCCTAATGAACTGGCTGATGCCCATTTAGGTGGGGATATACACATACATGATTTGGAATTCTTTGCAGGAAGGCCTATAAACTGCCTGCAGCACGACTTACGATTCTTCATAAGAAACGGGCTTAAAGTGGATGGTACCGGAGACCACACTTCAGTGGCTGGACCACCAAACCATATTGAAACCCTGATGAACCACTCGGGAGAGATCATGTTGGCCGCCCAGCAGAACATGAGTGGTGGTCAGTCCATGAGTCTATGGAACGTTTTCGTGGCCCCCTTCGCTCACGGACTTCCCTACGAGAAGATCAAGCAGGCCGTGCAGATGTTCATCTACAACCTGAACATGGCCTACGCTGCCCGGGGAAGCCAGGTGCCCTTTACCTCCATAAACATGGAATTCACCGTACCTGACTTCTTAAAGGAAGAACCAGCTTATGGGCCTAAAGGCCGTCTAGTGGGAACCTACGGCGACTTTGAAGATGAAACCCGTATGTTACAGAGGGCATTCACTGAAGTACTCCTGGATGGGGATTCAGATGGTAAACCCCACCTTTTCCCTAACACCATATACTCCCTCCGAAAAGAGGTGCTGAAGGACGAATTCAGAGAGGATCTGGAACTGGTACATGAATTATCCTCCAAGTATGGTACTGCCTACTTCACCAACATGCTTCCCAGTTACCGGGGGCAGATGTCCAACTACATGGGCTGCCGAACGTCCCTTTCTGATAACTGGACTGGGGACTGGGAACAGGACTGTTTCCGTACGGGTAACCTGGCCTACGTAACACTCAACCTGCCCAGAATGGCTTACCAGTCCAGGGATGAGGAAGAAATCTTCGAGTATCTGGACTCCTACCTCCGATTATCGGAGGAAATTCTGATGTTACGCCGGGAGCAGGCAGTGTCCTGTCTGGATGATTACAACCTTTTACCCTTCTTAAGTCAGGACCTCAATGGAGAACGATACTACCGGGTGGAAAACTCCACCATGAGCTTCGGATTCGTGGGACTAAACGAGATGCTAAAATCATTCTGCGGATCAGGAATCGAAGACCCAGATTCACTTAAACTAGGGCTTAAAGTTATTGATTATATGAACGGAAGGGCACAGGAGCTTAAAAAGGATACCGGTCTTAGGTGGACCATCATTCAAACCCCTGCCGAGTCCACAGCCTACAGATTTGCTATGCTGGATCAGGAGAAATTCGGTAAGGAAGCCGTAACCCAGGGAGATGTGGGTGCTTATTACTACACCAACTCCTCCCACGTACCAGTGGACACCAGCCTGAACCTGGCTGAGAAGATACGCATTGAGGAACAGTTCCACAGCCGCACCCTGGGTGGACACATATTCCACGCCTTCATGGGAGAGTCACACAGTGATCCGGAAGCACTCATGAGTCTCACGGATAAAATAGCCCGTAAATCTGATATTGGTTTCTGGGCTTACAGCAGTGCCCTCAGTTTCTGCGTGAAATGTAAAACCCTCATGAAAGGATTGCAAGATAGCTGTGCCTCCTGCGGAGAGAAAAAAGAAGTAGAATGGTACGACCGTATAACTGGATACGTACAACAAGTGGGCCGCTCCAAATCCGCTAGTGGGGGCTGGAATGCGGGTAAAATGCAGGAATTAAGGGATAGAAAAAGGTTTTAA
- a CDS encoding formate--phosphoribosylaminoimidazolecarboxamide ligase: protein MSKIDRQEILDVLDGYDREDITIATLGSHSSLHMFQGAKAEGFRTAVVCEKGREVPYKRFNVADEYIMVDKFSDIVTDEVQDKLRDLNSIVFPHGSFVAYAGLDNIETIFNVPMFGNRDILRWEAERDLERKLMTESGVRIPKKITNPSKINGTVMVKFPGARGGRGYFVANSTEEFDQKIEAMLERKWIEEKDIKNAHMEEYVLGCNYCIHYFFSGLKDEVELLGIDSRYESTIDGLVRVPARDQLDIGANASYVVTGNHPVVLRESLLPQAFDIGDKITEGAKELVPPGFNGPFCMQTLVNDDLEIVVFEMSARSDGGTNTFMNGSAYSYLYYGEPLSMGRRMALEIKKGIADNRLEEIIT, encoded by the coding sequence ATGAGTAAGATAGACCGGCAGGAAATTCTGGATGTTTTGGATGGGTACGATAGGGAAGACATAACTATTGCCACTTTAGGGAGTCATTCATCCCTGCATATGTTCCAGGGAGCAAAAGCAGAGGGGTTCAGGACGGCAGTAGTTTGTGAAAAAGGAAGGGAAGTCCCTTATAAAAGATTTAATGTTGCTGATGAATACATCATGGTTGACAAATTTAGTGACATAGTTACTGATGAAGTCCAGGACAAGTTAAGAGATTTAAACAGCATAGTATTCCCCCACGGATCCTTCGTGGCCTATGCTGGATTGGATAATATTGAAACTATTTTTAACGTCCCTATGTTTGGGAACAGGGACATATTACGATGGGAAGCTGAAAGAGACCTTGAAAGGAAATTAATGACTGAATCAGGCGTGAGAATTCCTAAAAAGATTACTAATCCTTCAAAAATCAATGGTACCGTCATGGTTAAATTCCCCGGGGCAAGGGGAGGAAGAGGATACTTCGTTGCCAACTCAACTGAAGAATTTGACCAGAAGATTGAGGCAATGTTGGAGAGAAAATGGATTGAAGAAAAGGATATAAAAAATGCACACATGGAAGAATACGTATTAGGGTGTAATTACTGTATCCACTACTTCTTCTCAGGATTAAAGGATGAAGTGGAGCTCTTAGGAATTGACAGTAGATATGAATCCACCATTGATGGTTTAGTAAGAGTACCTGCGAGAGACCAGCTAGACATCGGAGCAAATGCTTCATATGTTGTAACCGGTAATCACCCTGTAGTTTTAAGAGAATCACTACTCCCACAAGCATTTGACATAGGAGACAAAATTACAGAGGGCGCTAAAGAACTTGTACCCCCAGGATTTAATGGTCCGTTCTGTATGCAAACCCTGGTTAACGATGACTTGGAAATAGTAGTGTTTGAGATGAGTGCCCGTTCCGACGGTGGAACCAACACATTTATGAATGGATCTGCCTACAGCTATCTCTATTATGGAGAACCATTAAGTATGGGTCGCAGGATGGCCTTAGAAATCAAAAAGGGTATTGCTGATAACCGATTGGAAGAGATCATAACTTAG
- the polC gene encoding DNA polymerase II large subunit, with translation MGYFETLEEGTTKAYKVAEEARKKGHDIELEPEIPLAKNLAERVEGLVGPPGVAEKIKNMEDTMSREEVAFHVAKEIVTSDEVMKADPGNKDQFKIKEEAADQAVRTALSIITEGVVAAPLEGIARVSIKRNFDQTWYLAVYFTGPIRSAGGTASALAVLVTDYIRYSMGLDAYKPTDGEIERYVEEAELYESEVTNLQYSPSPDEVRTAAKNIPVEVTGEPTDQVEVSHRDLERVETNHLRGGALLAMVEGVIQKAPKVLKYAKMLNMEGWDWLDEFSKTKKVEKTEEADEESKKEETKIDDKYMRDIIGGRPVLAYPQTRGGFRLRYGRSRNTGLAAMGVHPATMEIVEFLAVGTQMKIERPGKGNCVVPCDTIDGPLVKLRNGDVVNVDSVEEARKIRSQVVEIIYLGDMLVAFGEFLRNNHPLLPAGWCQEWWIQLLENSDSYDEGQRPELDRYLQEGISAPLAFELSKKYQIPLHPDYTYFYHDVTRKDLNALQSWLNQDIDDHNMEDSLIRDPGPEKRILESLGVPHRVQEGKVVLAPDEAYTLLNTLSRPLNTEDNISTMEAVNQVSPVEIMAKAPTYLGGRVGRPEKTKERMMKPAPHALFPIGTNGGSRRNIIDAAKKGNITVDIARCKCTNPECGVGSMQAICPVCGARTVPSSSGKKRINLANLLRKAYKNSGVRKLDEIKGVQGMISEEKFPEPLEKGILRAKNGVYTFKDATIRHDSTDLPLTHFIPREIGVSPQKLREIGYTHDIHGDELKNPDQVVELRIQDLVISEACAEYLVRVSHFIDDLLKNFYEMEPFYQVKTKEDLVGHLAVGLAPHTSAGVLGRIIGFTKAAACYAHPYFHSAKRRNCDSDEDSVMLLMDALLNFSKVYLPSSRGGRMDAPLVLSSRIDPEEIDDESHNLDTMETLPLELYQKTLENVKPADVVDLVDNVKKRLGKDEQYRGLIYSHETSSIHQGPKICLYKTLPTMKEKVDEQIKLAERIRAVDQKGVVEGVLNSHFLPDMAGNIRAFARQKVRCTKCNKKYRRIPLSGECSCGGNLILSISKGSVMKYLDISKELANRYPIDPYLVQRIELLESGIHSLFESDRSKQSSLDVFL, from the coding sequence ATGGGATACTTTGAAACATTGGAAGAAGGCACAACAAAGGCCTATAAGGTGGCAGAAGAGGCCCGGAAAAAAGGTCATGATATTGAACTTGAACCAGAAATACCCCTTGCTAAAAACCTGGCTGAACGTGTCGAGGGGCTGGTGGGTCCACCTGGGGTGGCTGAGAAGATTAAGAACATGGAAGACACCATGTCCCGTGAAGAGGTTGCTTTCCATGTGGCCAAGGAGATAGTCACCTCAGATGAGGTGATGAAAGCTGACCCTGGAAATAAAGACCAATTCAAAATAAAGGAAGAGGCTGCTGATCAGGCAGTGCGAACTGCTCTGTCTATTATCACTGAGGGGGTCGTGGCGGCGCCATTGGAAGGAATAGCCCGAGTATCTATAAAAAGAAACTTTGACCAGACCTGGTATCTGGCCGTGTACTTCACTGGACCTATACGGAGTGCCGGTGGAACTGCCTCGGCACTGGCAGTTTTGGTCACCGATTACATACGCTACAGTATGGGATTAGATGCTTACAAACCCACTGATGGAGAAATTGAACGTTACGTGGAAGAAGCAGAGCTTTACGAATCAGAAGTAACCAATTTGCAGTACTCACCTTCGCCGGATGAGGTCCGCACTGCCGCCAAGAACATACCCGTGGAGGTCACTGGTGAACCCACCGACCAGGTGGAAGTGTCCCACCGGGACCTGGAGCGTGTGGAAACCAACCATCTTCGAGGAGGTGCCCTTCTGGCCATGGTGGAGGGGGTTATCCAGAAAGCCCCTAAAGTCCTGAAGTACGCCAAAATGTTGAATATGGAAGGATGGGACTGGCTGGATGAGTTCTCCAAAACTAAAAAAGTGGAAAAGACAGAAGAAGCCGATGAAGAATCCAAGAAAGAGGAAACTAAAATAGATGACAAATATATGAGGGATATAATCGGCGGTCGGCCTGTTTTAGCCTACCCTCAAACCAGAGGGGGCTTCCGTTTACGATATGGCCGGTCACGCAACACTGGACTGGCAGCCATGGGGGTGCACCCGGCCACCATGGAAATAGTGGAATTTCTGGCAGTGGGCACCCAGATGAAGATTGAAAGGCCAGGTAAGGGGAACTGTGTGGTTCCCTGTGACACTATTGACGGGCCATTGGTAAAACTCAGAAACGGTGACGTGGTAAATGTAGATTCAGTGGAGGAAGCCCGTAAAATCAGGTCGCAGGTGGTGGAAATAATCTATCTCGGTGACATGTTAGTGGCGTTTGGGGAGTTCCTACGGAACAACCACCCTCTGTTACCCGCTGGCTGGTGTCAGGAATGGTGGATACAGCTTTTGGAAAACTCAGACAGTTATGATGAAGGACAGAGACCAGAACTGGACCGCTATCTTCAGGAAGGAATCAGTGCTCCCCTGGCCTTTGAGTTATCTAAAAAGTACCAGATCCCCCTCCATCCGGATTACACCTACTTCTATCATGATGTAACCAGAAAGGACCTTAATGCCTTACAATCCTGGTTAAACCAGGATATTGATGATCATAATATGGAAGATAGTCTGATACGGGATCCAGGGCCTGAAAAGAGAATACTGGAGTCTCTGGGAGTTCCTCACCGTGTGCAGGAGGGTAAAGTTGTCCTGGCTCCGGATGAGGCTTATACTCTTCTCAACACATTATCACGGCCCCTGAACACAGAGGATAATATTTCCACCATGGAGGCTGTAAATCAGGTTTCACCAGTGGAGATAATGGCTAAAGCACCCACTTATCTGGGTGGGAGAGTAGGAAGGCCGGAAAAAACCAAGGAAAGAATGATGAAACCCGCACCCCATGCCCTGTTTCCCATAGGGACCAATGGGGGTAGCCGGAGGAATATTATCGATGCAGCCAAAAAGGGTAACATAACCGTGGACATTGCCCGGTGCAAGTGCACTAATCCGGAGTGTGGTGTGGGGTCCATGCAGGCCATCTGCCCGGTCTGCGGGGCACGTACAGTTCCATCTAGTTCCGGGAAAAAGAGAATAAATTTGGCCAACCTCCTCCGAAAGGCCTATAAAAATTCAGGAGTACGCAAACTGGATGAAATCAAAGGGGTGCAGGGAATGATATCCGAAGAAAAATTTCCAGAACCCCTGGAAAAAGGAATACTGCGTGCAAAAAATGGAGTATATACATTTAAAGATGCCACCATACGTCATGACTCTACAGATTTGCCTTTAACTCATTTCATACCTCGAGAGATAGGTGTAAGTCCCCAGAAACTTCGTGAAATCGGATACACTCATGATATCCACGGGGATGAGCTTAAAAATCCTGACCAGGTAGTTGAGCTCCGTATACAGGATCTGGTAATATCCGAGGCCTGTGCCGAGTATCTGGTGCGTGTTTCACACTTCATTGATGATCTGCTGAAAAATTTCTATGAAATGGAACCATTCTACCAGGTTAAAACCAAAGAGGATCTGGTGGGGCACCTGGCAGTTGGTCTGGCACCACACACATCTGCCGGTGTTCTGGGGAGGATTATAGGTTTTACCAAAGCTGCAGCCTGCTATGCCCATCCCTACTTCCACTCGGCTAAGCGTCGAAATTGTGACAGTGATGAAGATTCAGTAATGCTCTTAATGGATGCTCTACTTAATTTCTCCAAGGTCTACCTTCCCAGCAGCCGTGGAGGCCGGATGGATGCTCCACTGGTTCTTTCATCCCGTATAGATCCAGAAGAGATCGATGATGAATCCCATAACCTGGATACCATGGAAACACTTCCCCTAGAGTTATATCAGAAAACTCTGGAGAATGTTAAACCTGCGGATGTGGTGGATCTTGTGGACAATGTGAAGAAAAGACTGGGTAAGGATGAACAGTACCGTGGATTGATTTACTCCCACGAGACATCCAGCATCCATCAGGGGCCAAAGATATGTCTCTATAAAACATTACCTACCATGAAAGAGAAGGTAGATGAACAGATCAAGTTAGCAGAGAGGATTCGTGCTGTTGATCAGAAGGGAGTGGTGGAAGGAGTTTTGAATTCCCATTTTCTCCCGGATATGGCGGGAAACATAAGGGCTTTTGCCCGGCAGAAGGTACGTTGCACGAAATGTAACAAGAAATACCGCCGTATACCGCTCTCTGGGGAATGCAGCTGTGGTGGGAACCTTATACTGAGTATATCCAAAGGTTCAGTAATGAAATACCTGGATATATCCAAGGAACTTGCAAATCGTTACCCTATAGATCCTTATCTTGTTCAAAGGATCGAACTCCTGGAGTCAGGGATCCATTCCCTCTTTGAAAGTGACCGATCCAAGCAAAGCTCACTGGATGTGTTTTTGTAG
- a CDS encoding carbonic anhydrase: MMLDEVLKANKEFVEDFEPKKMSHMPQKKLAIVTCMDTRLTCFLEPAIGIGRGDAKIIKNAGNAAVDRDVIRSVAAAIHALGVEEVMVIGHYDCGMANVDPEKLEANMKARGVDEKALSDVDLKDWIGAIDGEEENVREVVEKLKESPFIPEDVPIHGLIIDLYDGKLKVLVEG, encoded by the coding sequence ATGATGCTTGATGAGGTATTAAAAGCTAATAAAGAGTTCGTTGAAGATTTTGAACCTAAAAAAATGAGTCACATGCCCCAGAAGAAACTGGCCATAGTGACTTGTATGGATACCCGGCTCACCTGTTTTTTAGAACCAGCCATTGGAATTGGACGAGGAGACGCCAAAATAATCAAAAATGCAGGTAATGCTGCTGTAGACCGAGATGTGATTCGATCGGTGGCCGCAGCAATTCACGCCCTGGGTGTGGAAGAGGTCATGGTAATCGGACACTACGATTGTGGGATGGCCAATGTTGACCCGGAAAAACTGGAAGCTAACATGAAGGCCCGGGGTGTGGATGAAAAAGCACTTTCTGATGTTGATCTCAAAGATTGGATAGGGGCAATTGATGGTGAAGAAGAGAATGTAAGGGAAGTAGTGGAAAAATTGAAAGAATCACCATTTATTCCTGAAGATGTGCCTATTCATGGCCTTATAATTGATCTTTACGATGGTAAATTGAAAGTGTTGGTTGAAGGTTAA